In the genome of Hyphobacterium sp. CCMP332, one region contains:
- a CDS encoding GAF domain-containing protein, translating to MSEELLFTKGADKSTVYEEIIPQIEALIQNEENSTANMANVAAVLKTVFSWLWVGFYIVDRNDQNLVLGPFQGPLACTRIDFGKGVCGQSYANQETIIVPDVDKFPGHIACSSHSKSEIVVPGIFKNKVYFVLDIDSKNLNEFHKEDQRYLEKIVELLVNQGFRR from the coding sequence ATGTCTGAAGAATTACTATTTACAAAAGGGGCGGATAAATCCACCGTGTATGAGGAAATTATTCCTCAAATAGAAGCCCTAATTCAAAACGAAGAAAACAGCACAGCCAATATGGCAAATGTGGCGGCTGTATTAAAAACAGTATTCAGCTGGCTTTGGGTAGGATTTTATATAGTAGATCGGAATGATCAAAATTTAGTTCTTGGCCCCTTTCAAGGGCCTCTGGCTTGTACGAGAATTGATTTTGGAAAAGGGGTTTGTGGCCAATCATATGCCAATCAAGAAACTATAATTGTTCCAGACGTAGACAAGTTCCCTGGTCATATTGCCTGTTCTTCGCATTCCAAGTCAGAAATTGTTGTTCCAGGCATATTCAAAAACAAGGTCTATTTTGTATTGGATATTGATAGTAAAAATTTGAATGAGTTTCATAAGGAAGACCAGAGATATCTGGAAAAAATTGTAGAACTACTGGTCAATCAGGGATTTCGGCGATAG
- the dusB gene encoding tRNA dihydrouridine synthase DusB, translating into MIKIGSLDIGEFPLLLAPMEDVSDPPFRAVCKENGADLMYTEFISSEGLIRDAEKSVQKLDIYEYERPIGIQIFGDKIDSMRQAAAIAEKANPDLIDINYGCPVKKVACKGAGAGILLDLPKMQKMTAEIVKQVNKPVTVKTRLGWDENNIKIIEVAKRLQDVGIEALTIHGRTRKQMYKGEADWSYIADVKNHQDIKIPIFGNGDIDSPEKAKEYKEKFGVDGIMIGRASIGYPWIFNEIKHYLNSGEHLPPPDMDSRVDTCIRHLKFSLDWKGEKQGVFEMRRHYTNYFRGIPNFKPFRTKLVETDNPDELFEILNTIRFEFADAYSVLA; encoded by the coding sequence ATGATTAAAATAGGATCCTTGGACATTGGGGAATTTCCTTTGCTTTTGGCACCCATGGAAGACGTGAGCGATCCGCCTTTCAGGGCGGTATGTAAAGAAAATGGCGCCGACCTTATGTACACGGAATTTATTTCTTCCGAAGGGTTGATCCGCGATGCTGAAAAAAGTGTGCAAAAACTAGACATATATGAATACGAAAGACCAATTGGCATACAAATTTTTGGAGATAAAATAGACTCAATGCGGCAGGCAGCAGCTATTGCTGAAAAAGCCAATCCGGATTTAATCGATATAAATTATGGTTGCCCTGTAAAAAAAGTCGCATGCAAAGGTGCCGGTGCAGGCATACTTTTGGACCTTCCCAAAATGCAAAAAATGACCGCTGAGATTGTCAAGCAGGTTAACAAACCCGTTACTGTAAAAACAAGACTGGGATGGGACGAGAATAACATAAAAATAATTGAAGTGGCCAAAAGGCTACAAGATGTGGGAATTGAGGCCTTAACTATCCACGGTAGAACCAGAAAGCAAATGTATAAGGGGGAGGCAGACTGGTCCTATATAGCAGATGTTAAAAATCATCAGGACATTAAGATCCCTATTTTTGGTAACGGAGACATAGACAGCCCTGAAAAAGCCAAAGAGTATAAAGAGAAATTCGGAGTGGATGGCATTATGATTGGAAGAGCTTCCATAGGTTATCCCTGGATTTTTAATGAGATAAAGCATTATTTAAATAGCGGAGAACATCTTCCACCACCGGATATGGACAGCAGAGTTGATACCTGTATCCGACACTTGAAATTTTCCCTGGATTGGAAAGGCGAAAAACAAGGTGTCTTTGAAATGAGAAGACATTATACCAATTATTTCAGAGGTATTCCAAATTTTAAACCTTTCCGCACCAAGCTTGTAGAAACTGACAATCCTGATGAATTATTTGAGATTTTGAATACAATAAGATTTGAATTCGCAGATGCATATTCTGTTTTAGCCTAA
- a CDS encoding CPBP family intramembrane metalloprotease produces MENPLSGPETRVPLLIVQGITGIGTFILVPLIYRKYVDRSESLSLDVNRHEKPVNFLIVILFTFAIMPLTAQFMEWNLGLKFPEFLSEFERQLRQTHDFVEESTKHLVSLEGVFELTLGIVVIAVIPAVGEEFLFRGFFQKYLIKGFNNVHLGIFVTAFLFGLFHLQIFIILPRIVLGLVYGYFYHYSKNLLIPIMGHFVNNAFMVTMLYLYNQGIIEFNIEDESQMSAILVLSSLIFSAVLFFYLKSKYSANTKTE; encoded by the coding sequence ATGGAAAATCCTCTCAGTGGACCTGAAACACGAGTTCCGTTGCTAATTGTTCAAGGAATAACGGGAATTGGAACATTTATTCTAGTTCCCCTGATTTATCGAAAATACGTTGACAGAAGTGAAAGTTTAAGTCTGGATGTTAACCGCCATGAGAAGCCGGTAAATTTTCTCATCGTCATACTATTTACTTTTGCTATAATGCCATTGACGGCTCAGTTCATGGAATGGAACCTTGGCCTGAAATTTCCGGAATTTCTTTCTGAATTTGAGAGACAACTAAGACAAACCCATGATTTTGTTGAAGAATCAACCAAACATTTGGTTAGCTTGGAAGGCGTATTTGAGCTTACATTGGGAATCGTAGTAATTGCCGTTATTCCCGCAGTAGGCGAAGAATTCTTATTTAGAGGCTTTTTTCAAAAGTATTTAATTAAGGGGTTTAACAATGTTCATTTGGGAATTTTTGTAACTGCCTTTTTATTCGGGCTTTTTCATTTACAAATTTTTATTATTCTTCCAAGGATTGTTCTCGGATTGGTTTATGGTTATTTCTATCATTATTCCAAAAATCTTTTAATTCCGATCATGGGGCATTTTGTAAACAATGCATTTATGGTGACCATGTTATACTTGTATAACCAGGGCATTATAGAATTCAATATAGAAGATGAATCGCAGATGTCTGCTATTCTGGTATTATCTTCTTTGATATTTTCTGCTGTGCTTTTCTTTTATTTGAAGTCAAAATATTCTGCAAACACAAAAACGGAATGA
- a CDS encoding Glu/Leu/Phe/Val dehydrogenase: MPYLEPAPIKDHDNPFESMMSRFNVAAEILGLDEETYNVLKSPAKQVTVNLPVTMDDGAIRVFEGHRVIHSNILGPSKGGVRFDMGVNIDEVKALAAWMTWKCAVVDIPYGGGKGGVKCNPREMSRGEVERLVRAYTTAMIDIFGPDRDIPAPDMGTGPREMAWMVDQYSRARGMTVNAVVTGKPLVLGGSLGRVAATGRGVMVSALAAMEKRSMSPTKASCAVQGFGNVGANAALLLAERGVKIKAISDISGAYWNDNGIDILEAIKFKDNNNGSLEGYKGAQKISNDELLTSKVDVLVPAALEDVITRKNADKIQASMIVEGANGPTSAGADSIIHDKGIIVVPDILANAGGVTVSYFEWVQNRLGYKWSEERVNRRSDRIMKEAFDRVYDAAMKHDVSLRIAAYIVAIDKVSNTFKLRGSF, from the coding sequence ATGCCCTATCTTGAGCCCGCTCCAATAAAAGATCATGATAATCCATTTGAGTCAATGATGTCGCGTTTTAATGTTGCGGCAGAAATTCTTGGCCTGGATGAAGAAACCTACAATGTATTAAAAAGCCCTGCCAAACAGGTGACTGTAAATCTTCCGGTAACTATGGATGATGGCGCCATACGAGTATTCGAAGGACACAGGGTTATTCATTCAAATATTCTCGGTCCTTCGAAAGGTGGAGTGAGATTTGACATGGGTGTTAATATTGATGAAGTAAAAGCACTCGCAGCATGGATGACATGGAAATGTGCTGTAGTAGATATACCCTATGGCGGTGGAAAGGGCGGTGTAAAATGCAACCCCAGAGAAATGTCCAGAGGAGAAGTGGAAAGACTGGTACGTGCATATACCACAGCGATGATTGATATTTTCGGACCGGATAGAGATATTCCTGCACCCGATATGGGAACCGGACCCAGAGAAATGGCATGGATGGTGGATCAGTATTCGAGAGCCAGAGGTATGACTGTAAATGCAGTTGTAACAGGAAAACCTTTAGTATTAGGAGGTTCACTTGGAAGAGTAGCCGCTACAGGACGTGGTGTAATGGTATCCGCTTTGGCAGCCATGGAAAAGAGAAGTATGAGCCCTACTAAGGCTTCCTGTGCAGTTCAGGGATTTGGAAATGTTGGAGCAAACGCCGCATTGCTATTGGCAGAAAGAGGAGTTAAAATTAAGGCAATAAGCGATATTTCCGGTGCGTACTGGAACGACAATGGCATAGATATTCTTGAAGCTATAAAATTTAAAGACAATAATAACGGCAGCCTTGAAGGTTATAAAGGAGCTCAAAAAATTAGCAACGATGAATTATTGACATCTAAAGTAGATGTTCTGGTTCCCGCAGCTTTGGAAGACGTAATAACGAGAAAAAACGCTGATAAAATTCAGGCTAGTATGATTGTAGAAGGAGCCAACGGCCCAACTTCCGCCGGTGCTGATTCTATAATTCATGATAAAGGCATTATCGTAGTTCCGGATATTCTCGCCAACGCAGGTGGCGTTACTGTGTCTTACTTCGAATGGGTTCAAAACAGATTGGGTTACAAATGGTCTGAAGAAAGAGTAAATAGAAGGAGTGACAGAATAATGAAAGAGGCTTTTGACCGTGTTTATGATGCTGCCATGAAGCACGATGTGTCCTTGAGAATTGCGGCCTATATTGTAGCGATTGATAAAGTTTCGAATACCTTTAAACTCAGAGGAAGTTTCTAA
- a CDS encoding phosphatidylserine decarboxylase family protein, producing MIHREGRVFLVIIAIVFIAINVLALYFFPEVIIASYILGLLSFGGFLFFLQFFRNPKRITPKNEKKIIAPADGKVVVIEETKESEYLIEQRIQVSIFMSPLNVHVNRNPVTGTISYFKYHPGKYLVAWHPKSSTENERTSIVFKMLNGTEIMLRQIAGAAARRIKWYVDKGSEVEQGGEFGFIKFGSRVDLFLPLDYKINVKIGEHIKGGITTIAEIPD from the coding sequence ATGATCCACAGGGAAGGAAGAGTTTTTCTTGTTATTATAGCCATCGTTTTTATCGCAATAAATGTATTGGCTTTATACTTCTTTCCGGAAGTGATTATTGCCAGCTATATTTTGGGATTACTCAGTTTTGGCGGCTTTCTTTTTTTCCTTCAGTTTTTCAGGAATCCGAAGCGCATTACTCCAAAAAATGAAAAAAAGATCATTGCACCTGCAGATGGCAAAGTCGTTGTAATAGAAGAAACTAAAGAATCCGAGTATTTAATTGAACAAAGAATACAGGTCTCAATTTTCATGTCTCCATTAAATGTACATGTTAATCGAAATCCTGTCACTGGAACAATAAGTTATTTTAAATACCATCCGGGCAAGTACTTAGTGGCCTGGCATCCGAAAAGTAGTACTGAAAACGAACGTACCAGTATTGTTTTTAAAATGCTAAATGGGACTGAAATAATGCTCCGACAAATTGCCGGTGCTGCAGCAAGACGTATTAAATGGTATGTGGATAAAGGTTCAGAAGTTGAACAAGGTGGCGAATTTGGTTTTATCAAATTCGGATCTCGTGTAGATCTTTTTTTGCCATTGGACTATAAAATAAATGTCAAGATAGGAGAGCACATCAAAGGTGGAATTACAACTATCGCCGAAATCCCTGATTGA
- the prmC gene encoding peptide chain release factor N(5)-glutamine methyltransferase, which yields MFNKPYEIRNIYLQIRENLKSIYELNEADSIAELLLESKVPKPRLKLISDPNMLINEKDVQDLYKSLLELKANKPIQYVLGETEFMGLKFKVNENVLIPRPETEELISWILKEDVSEKAILDIGTGSGCIPIAIAIKGAASAKVFGMDISQSALEVAIHNAKMNKVDIEFIQDDILSPSASNWKYDIIVSNPPYVRESEKELMAENVLKFEPEIALFVKDSDPLIFYKAIMDFSNLHLNHSGLLFLEINENFGRELWSLLDKNGFREIELRKDMSGKERMIRARKIL from the coding sequence ATGTTTAATAAGCCTTATGAAATACGGAACATTTACCTTCAAATCAGGGAAAACTTAAAATCTATATATGAATTAAATGAGGCTGATTCCATTGCAGAATTATTACTCGAAAGCAAGGTCCCAAAGCCAAGACTTAAGTTGATAAGTGATCCGAATATGTTGATCAATGAAAAAGATGTACAGGATTTGTATAAAAGCTTGCTTGAATTAAAAGCAAACAAACCCATACAGTATGTACTGGGAGAGACTGAATTTATGGGTCTCAAATTTAAGGTGAATGAAAATGTTTTGATTCCAAGACCTGAAACTGAAGAATTAATCAGCTGGATTTTAAAAGAAGATGTATCTGAAAAAGCAATTCTTGATATTGGGACAGGTAGTGGCTGTATTCCAATTGCCATTGCCATAAAAGGCGCTGCTTCGGCTAAAGTATTTGGGATGGATATTTCGCAATCGGCATTGGAAGTGGCCATACACAATGCAAAAATGAATAAAGTGGATATAGAATTTATTCAGGATGATATATTAAGCCCTTCAGCATCTAATTGGAAATACGATATTATTGTTAGTAATCCGCCTTATGTGAGAGAATCTGAAAAAGAGCTTATGGCTGAAAACGTATTAAAATTTGAGCCGGAAATTGCACTTTTTGTTAAAGACAGTGATCCTCTTATTTTCTATAAAGCCATTATGGATTTCTCAAACTTACATTTAAATCATTCCGGGCTGCTATTTTTAGAGATCAATGAAAATTTTGGCAGAGAGCTATGGTCTTTGCTCGATAAAAACGGGTTTCGGGAAATTGAATTGAGAAAAGATATGAGCGGTAAAGAAAGAATGATCAGAGCGCGAAAAATTCTTTGA
- a CDS encoding CapA family protein, with protein sequence MKTSQFLLFLSLYLCSSGLLRAQNDRDNEISLLFIGDIMGHDAQIISAYDSSTQSYYYEEVFSPLKPIIEKNDFTIANLEVTLAGKPHKGYPQFSSPDELALACKKVGMDVLVTANNHSCDRGKSGILRTCDVLDFYNLKHTGTFRNQTDKDSMNLLILEKGDLKVGLLNYTYGTNGLPFPKPSLVNLIDMDSIKKDISLAKDQNPDKLMVMIHWGLEYQTEANESQKKIAEFLFNNGVDIIIGSHPHVIQPMEYYPEMDKSSERLVVYSLGNFVSNQRKFRTDGGAMVEIKLKKDSLGTKVSEKGYYLTWVNKSTDNGKSKFEILPCARIEQNEFEGLDQESIEKMKVFIEDSRSRLNKHNINFPEISQAE encoded by the coding sequence ATGAAAACTTCCCAATTTTTACTATTCCTCTCTCTATACCTTTGCAGTTCAGGCCTGCTACGTGCACAAAATGATCGGGACAATGAAATATCATTGTTGTTTATCGGAGACATTATGGGCCACGACGCCCAAATAATTTCAGCTTACGATTCAAGTACCCAATCTTATTATTATGAAGAGGTGTTTTCACCTCTGAAACCAATCATTGAAAAGAACGATTTCACAATTGCCAATCTGGAGGTAACCCTTGCCGGTAAACCGCATAAAGGATACCCCCAATTTTCCTCGCCTGATGAGTTGGCTTTGGCCTGTAAAAAAGTTGGAATGGATGTTCTGGTCACGGCCAATAACCATTCTTGTGACAGAGGTAAAAGTGGGATTTTACGCACTTGCGATGTACTTGATTTCTACAATTTAAAACATACGGGCACCTTTAGAAATCAAACGGATAAAGATTCAATGAATTTATTAATTCTTGAAAAGGGAGATTTAAAAGTAGGATTATTGAATTATACCTATGGCACCAATGGACTTCCCTTTCCAAAACCGAGTCTGGTCAATCTGATCGATATGGATTCAATAAAAAAGGATATTTCACTGGCAAAAGATCAAAACCCGGATAAACTAATGGTCATGATTCACTGGGGGCTTGAATATCAAACCGAGGCCAATGAATCCCAAAAAAAAATAGCTGAGTTCCTTTTCAATAATGGTGTGGATATCATCATTGGCTCTCACCCTCATGTTATTCAGCCCATGGAATATTATCCCGAAATGGATAAATCCAGTGAGCGTTTGGTGGTATATTCTTTGGGTAATTTTGTATCCAATCAGCGAAAATTCAGAACAGATGGTGGAGCCATGGTGGAAATAAAGCTCAAAAAGGACTCGCTTGGCACAAAAGTTTCAGAAAAAGGCTATTATTTAACCTGGGTAAACAAAAGCACTGATAATGGTAAATCAAAGTTTGAAATACTTCCCTGTGCACGGATTGAACAAAATGAATTTGAAGGTCTTGATCAAGAAAGCATTGAAAAAATGAAAGTCTTTATTGAGGATTCCAGATCACGTTTAAATAAGCATAATATTAATTTTCCAGAGATAAGCCAAGCCGAATAA
- a CDS encoding glycine--tRNA ligase, with translation MNQESEIFKKIIAHSKEYGFVFPSSELYDGLQAVYDYGQNGVEVKNQLKDLWYKSMVQMNEDIVGLDSAIFMHPKIWQASGHVDSFNDPLIDNKDSKKRYRADVLIEDKAAEYEAEGQSDKAHALIQKMAELLDNENLDGIRELIIDENIKCPLSGSSNWTEVRQFNLMFSTQMGSVSDDSNQIYLRPETAQGIFVNYLNVQKTGRKKIPFGIAQIGKAFRNEIVARQFIFRMREFEQMEMQFFVRPGTEIEWYEAWMEKRMRWHKALGINPENLRMHKHEKLAHYANAASDIEFKFPFGFKEIEGIHSRTDFDLSRHMEFSRKKINYHDPEINQSYTPYVVETSAGADRLFLMLMCHSYTEEQLEDKQRTYLNLPPFLAPIKAAVFPLVKKDGLPEKAMKIVNDLKMDFKVIYEEQGAIGKRYTRQDLIGTPFCITVDHESLENDTVTVRERNTMQQERVKTAALAEIIGNKVNNKEFFQKL, from the coding sequence ATGAACCAGGAAAGCGAAATCTTTAAAAAAATTATTGCCCACTCCAAAGAATACGGTTTTGTATTTCCTTCAAGCGAACTCTACGACGGTCTACAGGCCGTTTATGATTATGGCCAAAACGGAGTGGAAGTTAAAAACCAACTCAAAGACCTGTGGTACAAATCCATGGTTCAAATGAATGAAGACATCGTTGGCCTGGACTCTGCCATTTTCATGCATCCAAAAATCTGGCAGGCATCGGGTCATGTCGACAGCTTTAACGATCCCCTGATCGATAATAAGGATTCGAAAAAGAGGTATAGGGCAGATGTGCTTATTGAAGACAAAGCGGCAGAATACGAAGCCGAAGGTCAAAGTGATAAGGCCCATGCACTGATACAAAAAATGGCAGAGCTACTCGACAATGAAAACCTCGATGGCATAAGAGAGCTGATAATTGATGAGAATATAAAATGTCCATTATCGGGTTCATCCAACTGGACAGAAGTACGGCAGTTTAATTTGATGTTTTCCACTCAAATGGGTTCTGTCTCCGATGATTCTAATCAAATTTATTTAAGACCGGAAACGGCACAAGGGATATTTGTTAATTATTTGAACGTACAAAAAACCGGCAGAAAAAAGATTCCCTTTGGTATAGCACAAATAGGGAAGGCATTTAGAAATGAAATTGTGGCGAGACAGTTTATTTTCAGAATGCGTGAGTTTGAGCAGATGGAGATGCAGTTTTTTGTGAGGCCGGGAACAGAAATAGAATGGTACGAAGCCTGGATGGAAAAAAGAATGCGATGGCATAAAGCCCTGGGAATTAATCCCGAAAATCTGCGAATGCATAAACATGAGAAATTAGCCCACTATGCGAATGCCGCATCGGATATAGAATTTAAATTTCCCTTTGGTTTTAAGGAAATAGAAGGCATCCATTCAAGGACCGACTTTGACCTGTCAAGGCACATGGAATTTTCCCGTAAAAAAATCAATTATCACGATCCTGAAATCAATCAAAGTTATACGCCATATGTGGTTGAAACTTCAGCAGGGGCTGACCGGCTTTTTTTGATGCTGATGTGTCATTCATACACAGAAGAGCAATTGGAAGATAAACAAAGAACCTATTTAAACCTTCCTCCATTTCTTGCTCCAATAAAGGCTGCGGTATTTCCATTGGTTAAAAAAGACGGTTTACCGGAGAAGGCCATGAAAATTGTCAATGATTTAAAGATGGATTTCAAGGTAATCTATGAAGAGCAAGGTGCAATTGGTAAAAGATATACAAGGCAGGATTTAATCGGAACGCCTTTTTGCATTACAGTAGATCATGAAAGTCTGGAAAACGATACCGTGACCGTCCGCGAAAGAAATACCATGCAGCAGGAACGGGTTAAAACAGCTGCACTGGCAGAAATCATAGGCAATAAAGTGAACAATAAAGAATTTTTTCAAAAACTATAA
- the ribD gene encoding bifunctional diaminohydroxyphosphoribosylaminopyrimidine deaminase/5-amino-6-(5-phosphoribosylamino)uracil reductase RibD yields the protein MSNPSREEKFMARAIDIAQRGEGMVSPNPLVGAVIVHNNKIIAEGWHEKYGEAHAEVNAINQLSDDLLKKSEIYVSLEPCSHHGKTPPCADLIITKQIPKVFISIKDPNPLVSGNGIKKMEQAGIEIQSDILKKEGEWLNRRFLTNKLKQRPYIILKWAQSKDGFVAGENGRTVKISNEISQVHSHKLRAHDDAILVGAQTVINDNPRLNTRHYKGKNPLRVTFDFENSIPPDSLIFNQEAKTIVFNYNIEKVSENVTWHRLDSSKELIPQILNHLYELNIGSIIVEGGTKTLNKFIESGTYDEIHVFEGDLRIKKGIIAPDINLDKASSKKILKKDCYYFFKIN from the coding sequence ATGTCTAATCCTAGCAGAGAAGAAAAATTTATGGCTCGTGCCATTGACATTGCCCAAAGAGGAGAAGGAATGGTAAGTCCAAATCCATTGGTAGGTGCGGTAATTGTACACAATAATAAAATCATTGCTGAAGGTTGGCATGAAAAGTACGGTGAGGCTCATGCAGAAGTGAATGCTATAAATCAGCTGAGTGATGATCTGCTAAAAAAAAGCGAAATTTATGTGAGTCTGGAACCTTGTTCGCATCATGGTAAAACCCCGCCTTGTGCAGACCTCATTATCACTAAGCAAATCCCTAAAGTTTTTATTTCTATAAAGGATCCAAATCCATTGGTTTCGGGGAATGGTATAAAAAAAATGGAGCAAGCTGGTATAGAAATTCAAAGTGATATACTCAAAAAGGAAGGAGAATGGCTTAATCGACGATTTCTCACAAATAAATTGAAGCAAAGACCATATATCATTCTAAAATGGGCACAAAGCAAAGATGGATTTGTTGCAGGGGAAAATGGGCGAACGGTAAAAATTAGCAATGAAATATCTCAGGTGCATTCTCATAAATTAAGAGCCCATGACGATGCTATCCTTGTGGGTGCACAAACAGTAATAAATGATAACCCAAGGCTAAATACAAGACATTATAAAGGTAAAAACCCGCTAAGAGTCACATTTGATTTTGAGAACTCCATACCACCGGACAGTCTGATTTTTAATCAAGAGGCAAAGACTATTGTATTTAACTATAATATAGAAAAGGTTTCTGAAAATGTTACCTGGCACCGCTTAGATTCAAGCAAAGAGCTAATTCCGCAAATCTTAAATCACTTATATGAGTTAAATATTGGATCGATCATAGTTGAAGGCGGGACAAAAACTCTAAATAAATTTATTGAATCGGGAACTTATGATGAAATTCATGTCTTTGAGGGTGATTTGAGAATTAAAAAGGGTATAATTGCACCTGATATTAATCTTGATAAAGCGAGTTCTAAGAAAATATTAAAAAAGGACTGCTATTATTTTTTCAAGATTAATTGA
- a CDS encoding 4a-hydroxytetrahydrobiopterin dehydratase gives MWEEKDKQLCKDFEFKDFSEAFSFMTRVALEAEKMQHHPWWSNVYNKVEIKLSTHDAGGIVTDKDRRLAKKIDLLLEDK, from the coding sequence ATGTGGGAAGAAAAAGACAAACAATTATGTAAAGATTTTGAGTTTAAGGATTTCTCAGAAGCCTTTTCATTCATGACTCGCGTAGCTTTGGAAGCAGAGAAAATGCAGCATCATCCCTGGTGGAGCAATGTCTACAACAAAGTGGAAATTAAACTGAGCACGCATGATGCTGGAGGAATTGTCACCGATAAAGACAGAAGGCTCGCGAAAAAAATTGATCTCTTGCTCGAAGACAAATGA
- a CDS encoding DMT family transporter, with the protein MLIILALIWGSSFILIKKGLIALNPLQIASLRVVSAGLVLLPWSVPNILKIPKERFRFIFLVGVIGNLIPAFLFAYSQQFIKSSLAGMLNGLTPLFTMLIGAMLFSDTISKGKFWGMLIGLIGSSALLFVGSEGQLGQFNTYALLVILATMCYGTGINIIKAKLQGVKSTFTSSTALLFTVPFGLSYLLFDGFFIDVFTDKDVLISSFYILLLGIFGTGFAVMLFYKLVEISNPLMASSVTYLIPIIAVMWGVFDGEKLFLMHFISLAIIIFGVYLINRSKG; encoded by the coding sequence ATGCTCATAATTCTCGCCCTGATCTGGGGCTCTTCATTTATTCTTATAAAAAAAGGATTGATTGCGCTAAACCCTCTTCAAATTGCTTCACTCCGGGTGGTTTCTGCTGGACTTGTGCTTTTGCCCTGGTCAGTACCCAATATTTTGAAAATTCCCAAAGAGAGGTTTCGTTTCATTTTTCTTGTTGGTGTAATTGGAAATTTGATACCTGCTTTTCTCTTTGCCTATTCCCAGCAATTCATCAAAAGTTCTTTGGCAGGAATGCTCAACGGATTGACGCCACTCTTTACAATGTTGATAGGTGCAATGCTTTTTAGCGATACCATTTCAAAAGGCAAGTTTTGGGGAATGCTTATTGGACTTATAGGTTCTTCAGCTCTACTTTTTGTGGGTTCCGAAGGTCAATTAGGTCAATTCAACACCTACGCATTATTGGTTATTTTGGCTACAATGTGTTATGGAACTGGAATAAATATTATCAAAGCCAAACTTCAGGGGGTCAAATCTACTTTTACCTCCAGCACGGCATTACTTTTCACAGTTCCATTCGGCTTGTCTTATCTTTTATTTGACGGCTTTTTTATAGATGTATTTACAGACAAGGATGTACTGATTTCATCCTTTTATATTTTATTACTTGGAATATTTGGTACGGGTTTCGCGGTGATGTTGTTTTACAAACTCGTCGAGATTTCTAATCCATTAATGGCAAGCTCTGTTACTTATCTGATTCCAATAATTGCAGTAATGTGGGGTGTTTTTGACGGTGAAAAGCTTTTTTTAATGCATTTTATCAGCCTTGCAATTATCATTTTTGGCGTTTATTTAATTAATCGTTCCAAAGGATAA
- a CDS encoding 4a-hydroxytetrahydrobiopterin dehydratase, which translates to MWKENKKSLSRSFEFANYVEAFGFVNKVAMLASKQQHFPKICIEKTKVDISLSTDKIGGFVTQKDHELAEEIDEVYGRKEILRKSA; encoded by the coding sequence ATGTGGAAGGAAAATAAAAAAAGTCTAAGCAGATCATTCGAATTTGCAAATTATGTTGAGGCGTTCGGATTTGTAAATAAGGTGGCAATGCTCGCCTCAAAACAACAGCATTTCCCTAAAATTTGTATTGAAAAAACCAAAGTTGACATTTCACTTTCGACGGATAAGATTGGTGGATTTGTAACGCAAAAGGATCATGAATTGGCCGAGGAAATAGATGAAGTTTACGGGAGGAAAGAAATCCTGAGAAAAAGCGCCTGA